In a single window of the Platichthys flesus chromosome 5, fPlaFle2.1, whole genome shotgun sequence genome:
- the helt gene encoding hairy and enhancer of split-related protein helt: MASKMKDRKRTPISHKVIEKRRRDRINRCLNELGKTVPMAMAKQSSGKLEKAEILEMTVQYLRALHSADFPRGREKGELLAEFANYFHYGYHECMKNLVHYLTTEDRAETKDIKYARILAFLQSKSRVVTEPVFGSVGSMPEASDYLGQLLSSPEHQSHSPSDSLYQQSPPGHFSWHSSARSPAITYPTVPLSAHTQQHGGYLSPVQGLDHHYFNFIGHTHANTFSLHSAQHAM, encoded by the exons CCCATCTCTCACAAAGTCATCGAGAAACGAAGACGGGACCGAATTAACCGCTGCCTAAACGAACTAGGGAAAACAGTACCGATGGCAATGGCAAAACAG AGTTCTGGAAAACTGGAGAAAGCTGAGATCTTAGAAATGACAGTTCAATATCTGCGAGCGCTGCACTCAGCGGATTTTcccagagggagagaaaaag GTGAACTTCTCGCTGAGTTTGCGAACTACTTCCACTACGGATACCACGAGTGTATGAAGAACCTTGTGCACTACCTGACCACAGAGGACAGAGCTGAAACCAAAGACATCAAGTACGCACGGATCCTCGCCTTCTTGCAGTCCAAGTCCCGTGTGGTCACCGAGCCCGTGTTCGGCTCCGTCGGCTCGATGCCAGAGGCGTCTGACTACCTCGGtcagcttctctcctccccGGAGCACCAAAGCCACAGCCCGTCTGACTCCTTGTACCAGCAGAGTCCACCGGGACACTTCTCCTGGCACAGCTCGGCGCGCAGCCCGGCCATCACGTACCCAACAGTGCCGCTCTCTGCGCACACGCAGCAGCACGGTGGATACCTATCACCGGTGCAGGGACTCGATCACCACTATTTTAACTTCATCGGtcacacgcacgcaaacacgTTTAGTTTGCACAGTGCGCAACACGCCATGTAA